TGATTGGATGTGCTCAAAAAGAAACACCAAAGGAAACGCCAAAAGAAACTCCTAAAGCGGAAACGCCAAAAGAAACAACTGATAAACCTGCTGACAAGAAGCTGCAAATAGCCTTGATTCCAAAAACCTTAAATAATCCTTTCTTTATTTCTATGGAAGAGGGAGCCAAAAAAGCGGCAGGCCAATTAGGTGTAGATTTGATTGTTCAGGCAGCAGAGAGAGAAGTTGACGTTGAAAAGCAAATGCAGATCATGGAGAACATGATTACAAAGAAAGTAGATGCTATCCTTATTTCACCTTCCGGTTCCAAAGAAATCGTTCCGGCTGTTAAGAAAGCCAATGAGGCAGGCATACCGGTGCTGATTGTTGATACAAAGCTTGATGAAGCGGCAGCCAAAGCTGAAGGGGCTAAAACTGCTACTTTCATAGGCTCTGACAACTATAATGGTGGTCAGATTGCAGCGATGTACATGGCTGAACAATTGAAAGGAAAAGGGAAGATAGCAGTTATAGAAGGAATTGCAGGACATGAAACCAGTGATGCCCGTGTAGGCGGCTTTAAGGATAAACTTAAAGAAATAGCTCCTGACATTCAGATTGTTGCATCCCAGACGGCACAATGGGAAAGAGATAAGGGATATGATGTATTTCAGAATATTTTAACAGCTAATCCGGATGTACAAGGTGTTTTTGCGGCAAATGACCTGATGGCTCTTGGTGCGGTAGAAGCTATTGCCCAGGCTGGCAAAACAGGACAAATTATTGTTTTAGGATTTGATGCCAGCGATGATGCCAAAACTGCAATCAAGGAAGGAAAAATGCATGGTTCTGTTGCCCAGTATCCAAGCGAAATGGGTAGATTGGGAGTAGAAAAAGCTGTAGAACTACTTAAAGGCGGCAATATAGAAAACTATATTCCTACAAAGGTTGAATTAATTACTAAAGATAAGATTCAATAATATTTAAACATTTATTGTTCAGGTGATATAGTTCACGGTTCACAGCCTGCATGCAAAAAAACTTTAAGGCCGTGAACTGTGAACTATTAACCGTGAACCTGGATTATCCAAGAAAGGAGTAGAGTGGATGTACGATGATACCGTTGTAAAAATGGAAAATATAACGATGGAATTCCCTGGAGTAAAGGCCTTGGATAATGTCAATTTTGAAACCCGTAAAGGCGAAGTACATGTATTATTAGGAGAAAACGGGGCAGGAAAATCAACTTTGATGAAGATTTTGACAGGGGTTTACAAACAAACCAGCGGCAAAATATTTCTAAAAGGACAGCCTTATGAAATCCACAGCATAAAGGATGCGGAAGAGAAAGGCGTCAGTATGATATTCCAGGAGTTAAATCTGGTCCCATACTTAAGTGTGGCAGAAAACATTTTTTTAGGACGCGAGCCGAGAATAGGTATTCAAATTGACTGGGGAAAAATTAACCGTGACGCACAAGTACTTTTAAATAACCTGGGAGTGAATATAGACGCAAGGACCATCGTAAAAAATTTAACCATTGCACAGCAACAGATGGTGGAAATTGCAAAAGCACTATCCTTTAACCCGGATGTAATCATCATGGATGAGCCTACATCATCCCTTACAGAGAGAGAAATAGAAGAACTTTTTAAAACCATAAGGGATTTAAAGGCTAAAGGGGTATGTATCATATATATATCACACCGAATGGAAGAGCTGTTAACAATTGGTGACCGCGTAACCGTATTGAGAGATGGACAATATGTTGGTACAGTGAATGTGAAAGACACCACTATTGACCAACTTATTCAAATGATGGTGGGAAGGAGCTTAAAAGAGAAATTTCCCAAAGAGTATGCGCCGGTTGGGGAAGAATCCATAAGAGTGTGCAACCTCAGCCAGGGGAAACGGTTAAAAGATGTTTCCTTTTATGCAAGAAAGGGAGAAGTTGTAGGTTTTGCAGGGTTGATGGGAGCAGGCAGGACCGAATTAATGCGTGCGATATTCGGGGCAGATCCTATCGATAAAGGAGACATTTACATTCATGGTACAAAAGTTAACATAAAATCACCTAAAGATGCAATCAAATGTAAAATTGGTTTTCTCACGGAAGATAGGAAACATCAAGGCTTGGTATTAAAGCTGGATGTAAAACAGAACATTACACTTTCTAACTTAGAAAAAATAACTAAAAATACTGCTATTAGCTTTAAGAAGGAAAAAGAATTATGTGAAAAATTGGTAAATAATTTAAATATTAAAACGCCAAGTTTATTCCAAAAAGTAAAGTTCTTAAGCGGTGGCAATCAACAAAAGGTAGTTTTGGCGAAATGGCTTGCTACTCAATCCGACATATTAATCATAGATGAGCCTACCCGGGGTATTGATGTAGGGGCGAAAGTAGAAATATATAAGCTGATGAACCAGTTGACTAAAAATGGAGCTACAGTCATTATGGTTTCATCAGAGCTGCCGGAAGTCCTGGGCATGAGTGATAGGGTTTACGTAATGCATGAGGGTAAAATTACCGGTGAATTAACAAGAGATGAAGCAACACAGGAAAAAATATTACATTTTGCTACAGGAGGGAAATAAAATAGAATGAGTATTGAGGTTAAAAAATTTGACAAATTTCAGATATTTAGTATAAGGGACTTTGCTACTTTAATAGGATTGGCACTCATGTGTATTGTTATAAGCATTTTATCGCCGGTTTTTCTTACGGCCAACAATCTAATCAATGTAGTGATGCAATCATCCATTAATGCAATTATAGCCATAGGTTTAACTTTTGTTATACTTACAGGAGGAATTGATTTATCGGTAGGTTCTATTGTTGCCCTGGCGGGAGTAATTATGGCGAGTTCCCTGCAGGCAGGCCATCCTCTTCCGGTCAGTCTGGTCATTGCTCTTGTAATAGGAGTACTGTGCGGATATATCAATGGATTTTTGATTACAAAAGGTAAATTACCTCCCTTTATTGCAACTTTAGGGATGATGAGCATAGCAAGGGGGCTTGCACTGGTATACACCAACGGCCGGCCCATCTCAGGTTTCAGCCCGGCATTTAGATGGTTCGGGACAGGTACTTTTTTGGGAATCCCATCTCAGATCATTATGACAGTAATATTATATGCTATTGCTTACTATATCTTAAAGTATACAAGATTGGGAAGATATACTTATGCCATTGGCGGTAATGAAGAAGCCACCAGGTTATCAGGTATAAATGTTAACAGGTATAAAGTTGTAATTTATTCTATAAGCGGATTAATGGCAGCAATAGGCTCAATCGTATTAACAGCAAGATTAAATTCTGCCCAGCCTATTGCAGGAATCAACTATGAACTTGATGCAATTGCAGCAACAGTAATTGGGGGTACAAGTACTGTAGGTGGAGAAGGTAAAATTACAGGAACACTTATTGGCGCATTAATTATGGGTGTTCTTAGAAATGGATTGAATATCCTGAATGTATCTTCCTATTTACAACAGGTAATCATTGGTGCAGTTATCGTAATTGCTGTATTAATTGACAAATATAGAAAATAATTAACACCTCTGTTATTGGAATAGCATTCTTCAAATTCAGAAAATGCACCCATTTGATAATCAAAAACTTGACGAATAATTTTGACTTATAAATTCATAAAAAGTGAGGAGAGATTCAGTATATTATGAAAAAGATTAAAATAGGAGCTGTAGGTCTTGGAAGATTGGGAAGAAAGCATGCAGAGAATATTGCATTTAGAATACCAAATGCAGAGTTAACGGCAGTATGCAGCCTTATACAGGAAGAAGTAGATGATGTAGTAAGAAGTTGGGATATTCCTTACGGATATACCGATTTTAATCAAATGCTCAAAAATAAAGAGTTGGATGCAATTGCAATATCTTCCTCATCTACAGAACATTGCAAACAAATTGAGGCAGCACTGGATGCCGAGTTCCATGTATTCAGTGAAAAACCTTTAGGAGTTAACCTGGAAGAATGCAAAATTGCAGAAAAAGCTGTAGAAAGACATCCTGACAAGGTCTTTTTCTTAGGTTTCATGAGACGTTATGATGACTCTTACGCTTATGCGAAGAAGAAGATAGAAGAAGGCGCAATCGGCAAACCTATCCTTATAAGATGTTATGGCTTGGACCCTGTAAAGGCAGTAAAAGGTGCTATTGCCTTTGCTGAAAAGAGCGGTGGGTTATTCCTGGATATGGCTATACATGATATTGACCTGGCAAGATGGTATTTAGGTTCCGAGGCAAAAAGCATATATGCCGTTGGAGGATGCTATGCCTATGAAGAATTCAAGAAATATAACGATGCCGACAATGGAGCTGCATTGATACAGTTTAAGAATGGTGCAATAGGAATGTTTTATGCAGGCAGAACCTGTGCTCATGGATATCATATAGAAACGGAGATTGTCGGGACTGAAGGAAGCTTAAGAATAGGCACTATCCCGGAAAAAAATCTTGTTACTGTATTTAATGATAACGGTGTGGTTAGGGAGTGTGTTTCCGGGTTCCTGGAAAGATTTGAAAAGGCCTATTTAAATGAAATGCAGGAATTTGTAAACTGCATCGTTGAAAACAGAAGACCGGATGTAACTGTTTATGATGGTACGAATTCTACAATTATTGCTTATGCATGCAAAGAATCTTTTGAAAATAATAAGCTTGTTACTTTAGAATAAACAACCTGCTATTATATAAACATACGGGGATAGGTTTAAATCACTGAAAAAGTCGAGTTGTGCTGCGAAAGAGGGTGAGACTTAGGGACATTCCACGTCGTAAAGCGCTATTTGCAAGTTTTGCACTAACAAGTGGTGTGTCCGAAACCACTGAAAAAGTCCGGTTCAGCAGGAAGAAGGGCTGCGACTTGGGGACGGTTCATCTGTCGAATGCGCTTTTCATGCGACTGAGGAACCGTCCCCATGTCGAAGCCCTTTTTTGTAAAAATCGCTGTATTTAGCATGTGCATATTATAACTCTAATGTAAAATTATTATCATTTCATATATATATGTGTGCTATGTTGCATTAAAAAATTTACATATTATTTTTTATACATATTAAACAAAATGATATATATTTTATTATAAAAAATTATTAAAAAATATTGACACTATCTTAAATCATAAGATATAATATCCTTAGTAACGTGCCCGAGCACTTAATGGAGGAGAAGGTTATAGTTACTATAAGATCAATAGCTGAAGCTGCAAATGTATCGAGGGGAACTGTTGATAAAGTTTTAAATAATAGGCCGGGCGTAAGCCAGGAAGTGAGAGAAAGGGTAAAGAGAATAGCAGAAGAAATGGGTTATAAACCCAATCTTGCTGGCAAAGCGTTGGCCTTTCAAAAAAAACCATTAAGAATCGGAGTTATAATTCTAAACAAAGATGACCCTTTATTTCAAGAAGTCTATGAAGGTGTGAAAAAAGCTTCTCATGAACTGAAGGGATTTGGTATTACTGTGGAATGCTGCGTTATGGGCAGTGTGAATGTACAGGAGCAATTAATGTGCATCAGAGAATTATATAGTAAAAATATATCTGCATTGGCTTTATCTCCACTAGATGAAGAAATAATAAGAAATGAACTTAAAAAACTTACTGAAGAAAATATAAAAATTGTAACCTTCAACACTGATATAACTGGTATAGAGCGGGTGTGCTTCGTAGGCCAGGATTTGAAAAAGAGTGGAAGAGTTGCTGGAGACCTGATTGGAAAGCTACTTCCGGATGGGGGAAATGTATTAGTAATTACCGGACCGGAGAAAATTAAAGCTTTACAGGAAAGGGTTGCAGGCTTTAAGGAAATAATCGAAAAGGAATATCCCGCGATAAAAATTATCGATGTCCTACAAAATATACATGATAACGAATCTTCATATCTTCAGACTGTTGAGATTTTGAAAAGACAGGATTCTTTAAATGCCATCTATATAACGGGAAGAGGTATTGGGGGAGTTGGCAGGGCTATCCGAGAACTAAACAGAAGACATATCAAATTTGTATGTTTTGATAAAATTCCCGAAACGATAGAGTTGATAAAAGATAAAATAGTGGATTTTACTATAACTCAAGAACCTTTCATGCAGGGGTATTTGCCAATCAAAATACTGTTTGAGTACTTTTTTCATAACAGATTGCCTGATAACGAACAGGTATATACCAAGCTGGAAATAAGGACAAAAGAAAACATAGACATATAAAATTTTTTTGCACTTTGCGTGCCCGGGCACGTAAAAATATATTCTAGGAGGCGGAAATATGATTGAACAATTAAATTTCAGAGTTAATTTTAACAATGCAGATTACTCAGATCTTTGTTTTTCGAATGAGGACAAGAGGGTTCTCAAGGAGCTTGGCAAGCAGGTGGCAGAAATAGCAGCCAGGCCTATAATGGAGGAAAGGAAGAAACTATGGATAAGACATAATAATCTTCAAAGGACCAGGCCGGTTTTATTGTGTGATCCTGAAAACGGATGGAATGAACTGATACCGGAAAGTCAACTAAAGTGTAAGAACAGTATTGCCAGACATTGGGAAGACCATTTAAGAAAACAGATATTCTGGGGAAATGAAATGAATGATGACTATGTGGTTGAACCGTATTTTAATCTACCTTATGTATATAAGGATAAACAATGGGGAGTGGCAGGCAGTACAAGGGTAGCAACTGAAAAGAAAACCGCAGAACAAGGTAAAGCTTATCATATAGAAACCGTCCTGGAAGAATTCAGCCAAATAAAAGATATTACCAAGCCTGAATTGACTATAGATTATAAGACAACCGAAAGCTTGTTGGCTACAGCTCATGAAATTTTTGATGATATTATCACCGTAAGACTAAATACAGTGTGGTTTTGGTCTGTAGGTCTTACCGATGATCTCGTTTTTTTAAGAGGAATGGAAAAACTCATGTATGATTTTTATGATGAACCGGAACATGTACATGAAGTTATGGACATATTATTTAAAGGTACAATGGAAAGGCTGGATTTCTTGGAAGAGAATAATTTATTGTGCCTTAATAATGACGGTTCTTTCGTAGGGTCAGGAGGTATGGGTTTTACAGATACACTTCCGGCAGAAGATTTTGACGGAAAGGTAAGGACCAAAGATATGTGGGGGCTTGCAGAAAGCCAGGTTACTGTTGGAATTTCTCCAGATATGTTTGAAGAGTTCATTTTCCCATACCAGAAAAAGCTTATGGAGAGGTTCGGACTTACTTGCTATGGCTGCTGTGAACCTATGGATGACAGGGTTGATATCGTAAAAGCTGTGCCCAATTTAAGGAGAGTTTCGGTGTCACCGTGGGCAAATAAAGAGCTTATGGCCGCTAAGCTAAAGCATGATTATATTTACTCCATGAAGCCTTCTCCGTCACATCTGGCGGTGCCTAAAATGGATGAAGAGGTTGTCAGAAAAGAAATTAGAGAAGCATTGAAAATCACCAGGGATAATTGTGTTGAACTTGTTATGAAGGACAATCATACTCTTGGCAACAATCCCGAAAACATTAAAAACTGGGTAAAAATCGTGAGAGAAGAAATTGATTCACTCTAAACATATGTCAATACAGATTTAAAAAATTTTATGTAAAATGATATTACCTAGTAGAACTCACATTTTAAAGAAGTATAAAAGTTATTATAATTCTTTAAAATGTGAGTGGAACAATGCTCCTTTGTTCATATTTCATAAAATTATATAGATTTTTATTACAAAAAATAATCAAAAATTACAAAAAATACTTTACAATTTACTTAAGTTAATATATAATAACAATATAAATTGCAAGCGCATGCAAAAGGTGATCATTGTGGCAATTACAACAAATGATATTGCAAAAATAGCAGGTGTAAGTCAATCTACCGTATCACGCTGTTTGAATAACAGTTCTTTGGTTTCAGAAAAAACAAAAAAAAGAATCAAAAAAATTGCTGAAGAGTTAGGGTTTGAATTTAATGCAAATGCAAGAAGTTTAAGCACAAGTAAAACCGGTACAATTGGTGTTATTTATCCCGAAAACTTTGCTGATTTTAGTATTAATTTTTACTTTAGTTCTTTGCATAATCAATTGAGAGAAAGTCTGGAAAGAGAAGACCTTGACCTGATTGTTGCTTTTTCTAAAAATAGATTTACAGGAAAAAATAATATTAAAAAGTTAATTACACGCAAAAAAATAGATGGCCTTATTATTGTACACTCACAATTGGATGATGAAACTTTAAGTTTTTTAAATAATTCTAAAGTCCCATTTGTATTTTTGCACCACTATTTAAGCCTTGACGACTCAGAAGATGCAGATGTTATTTATACCGACCATTTTAAAGGAGGGTATTTGGCCACAGAGCATTTGATAAAATTAGGGCATCAAAAAATTATGTGCATTTCAGCTGTTGGAGAAGGAGATGAATTTAAATTAAGAACACAAGGATATAAAGCAGCCCTTAGTAACTATAATCTTTCTTTTGATGAACAATTATTGTTTTATGGAGATATCACTTTCCAGTCAAGCTATCGAATTGTAAAAGAGAATGTTGAAAAATTAAAAAAAATAAGTGCGATATTTGCACAAACTGATATGATGGCCTTAGGGGCAATGGAGGCACTGAGGGAATTACATATTGAAGTGCCGCAAGACATAGCATTAGTAGGTTATGATGATATTGAATTAAGTACATGTTTTAAACCATATCTAACAACAATTCACCAACCTAGAGAAGAAATTTCTTTACTTGCTTGTGAACGTTTAATTGAATTATTAAATTCTAATAAACCGATAAAAAAGAGAAAAATTGCAATTCAACCTAAGTTAATAATAAGAGAATCATGCGGAAGTAAAAAATAATGTAAATTTTTTTTATTATATATTTACTGATAATGATTTTACATGGCAGATAAAGTCAATAAGTTCACGGTTCACAGTAAAAGCTATTAAATCATTTACTACTTTGAACTGAGAACTGTTAACTGTGAACTATATAGTTGCATACGTATGCAAAAACCACTTAAAGCAAGTCTTTAAAATAAAGGTATCTATGTCTATGCATTTGTTTAAAATTTATAAATTTATATTAAATATTGTAATACTTTATAAAAAATAGGAATAGTAGAAAATAAAATGTGTAATAAATACGAAACATATGTTTGTCTTTAAAGTTCTAATCAAGACGGTTTATCCATTTATTGTTTGCATACGCATGCAAAATAAAATTTTTAGAGTGAAAGACTTTAATGATATATTTTAATATATTATTTCAAATGAAATTCTCCAATTAAAATTTATATATGATATAAACTAAGTCCTTAAGTTATTATAAGGATTTAGATTATATAAAAAATACAATATTTTTAAGGAGGAATGTCTAATGAAAAACAAAAAACTTTTGGCGGGTGTACTGGTTTTTATGTTGGTGCTAAGCTTATTTGCAGGATGTGCTCAAAAACAAACGGCACCTAATAACTCGTCAAGTGAGCAGCAACCTAAAAAGGAGGAAGTAAAACAAGAGGATAAGACACAGAAAAAAGTTAGAATCGGTGTTTCAATGTCTGATTTTGATGATAAGTGGCTGTCTTATATGATAGATGCCATGAAAGCTTATTCTAATACTTTAGCGGATGCAGAGGTAATATTTGTTGATGCGAAAGCTGATACAGCAAAACAGTTGGCACAGTTGGAGAACTTTATAGCTCAGAAAGTTGATGTAGTTGTAATTAACCCGGTAGATACGGATGCTACAGAGCCTTATACCAAGATGTGTAAGGATGCAGGCATTCCGCTTATAAGCGTTAACAGAATATTCAAGAATCAGGAAGAGGCTACAGCATATGTAGGTTCAGATTCTATTAAGGCCGGTATCATGCAAATGGAATATTTAGCCGAAAAAATGGGTGGAAAAGGTAATATTGTAATCCTCCAGGGCGACCTGGCACACGAAGCAGCAAGAATGAGAACTGAGGGAGTTAAAAAAGTTATAAAAGAAAAATATCCTGATATTAAAATTGTTGCAGAGCAAACAGGAAAATGGCAGAGACCATTAGGGATGCAAATAATGGAAAACTGGCTGCAGTCCGGTATGCAAATTGATGCTGTTGCCTCTAACAATGATGAAATGGCAATCGGAGCTATCCTGGCAATTGAGCAGGCTGGAAAGTTAGGAAAAATTCTTGTTGGTGGTGTGGACGCTACTCCTGACGCACTGGAATTTATGAAACAAGGCAAATTGAATGTAACTGTGTTCCAGGATGCGGCAGGACAGGGTAAAGGCGCAATAGAAGCAGCTTATAAAGTAGCAAAAGGTGAAAAAATTGACAAAACAATATGGATCCCGTATGAATTAGTAACACCTGAAAAATGTGATGAGTATATCAAAAAATGGCAAAAGTAAATAAATAAACTGTTGACTAACTTGGAAATAAAATCATATAAAGGATACCGTATAAGATTAGGTATCCTTTATATGAGAAAATGAAAAAAGATTAAAAATTAGAAAATGAGGTAATGCCTATGACTAAGGAATATATTTTAGAAATGAGTAATATTTCCAAATCGTTTCCCGGTGTTAAGGCTTTAGACAACGTCCAGTTAAAAATCCGAAAAGGGACAGTTCATGCATTAATGGGAGAGAATGGCGCCGGTAAATCAACATTAATGAAAATACTGGCTGGTATATATCAACCCGATGACGGCACCATAATTTTCAAAGGAAATCAGATAGAGGTTAAAAATCCGCATGATGCTCTTAAATATGGTATTTCTATGATCCATCAGGAGTTAAGCCCAATACCGCATATGACAGTTGCTGAGAATATTTTTCTGGGAAGAGAACCTCTTATAGGCAAAACAGGACTTGTGGACAAGAAAAAAATGGTGGAGGATGCAAAAGAACTTTTAGAAAAACTGGAGATGCATGATATTAACCCTACGGCATTAATGCACCAACTCAGTATTGCAAAGACACAGCAGGTAGAAATAGCAAAAGCTATATCTTATGATTCTGATTTAATTATAATGGATGAGCCTACATCTGCTATTACTGAGGTGGAAGTAGAGCACTTGTTTAAAATAGTAAGAAATTTAAGGGATAAAGGTGTAGCTATTATTTTCATTACGCACAAAATGGATGAAGTTTTTAAAATAGTGGACGAAATAACTGTATTCAGAGACGGACAATACATTGGTACTGAACTAGCTGAAAATCTCAATAAGGAAAAACTAATCGAAATGATGGTAGGACGGGAGATTACACAAATGTTCCCAAAGGAACCTGCAGAAATCGGTGAAGTTATACTGTCTGTAAAGAATCTTACAAAAAGTGGACTATTTGAGAATGTGAGTTTTGATTTGAGAAAAGGTGAAATACTTGGTTTTGCAGGATTAATGGGTGCAGGAAGAACGGAAGTAATGGAAAGTATATTTGGAATTAGAAAGGCTGACCAAGGTGAAGTCTATATTAAAGGAGAAAAAGTTGAAATAAATACTCCAAGAGACGCAATAAAACGAAAAATGGCTTTTTTAACTGAAGATAGAAAGCTGACAGGAGTATTTCTGCCTTTAGCAGTTC
This genomic stretch from Petroclostridium xylanilyticum harbors:
- a CDS encoding sugar ABC transporter substrate-binding protein, yielding MSKKIMKIVSLILVVGLLSFAMIGCAQKETPKETPKETPKAETPKETTDKPADKKLQIALIPKTLNNPFFISMEEGAKKAAGQLGVDLIVQAAEREVDVEKQMQIMENMITKKVDAILISPSGSKEIVPAVKKANEAGIPVLIVDTKLDEAAAKAEGAKTATFIGSDNYNGGQIAAMYMAEQLKGKGKIAVIEGIAGHETSDARVGGFKDKLKEIAPDIQIVASQTAQWERDKGYDVFQNILTANPDVQGVFAANDLMALGAVEAIAQAGKTGQIIVLGFDASDDAKTAIKEGKMHGSVAQYPSEMGRLGVEKAVELLKGGNIENYIPTKVELITKDKIQ
- a CDS encoding sugar ABC transporter ATP-binding protein encodes the protein MYDDTVVKMENITMEFPGVKALDNVNFETRKGEVHVLLGENGAGKSTLMKILTGVYKQTSGKIFLKGQPYEIHSIKDAEEKGVSMIFQELNLVPYLSVAENIFLGREPRIGIQIDWGKINRDAQVLLNNLGVNIDARTIVKNLTIAQQQMVEIAKALSFNPDVIIMDEPTSSLTEREIEELFKTIRDLKAKGVCIIYISHRMEELLTIGDRVTVLRDGQYVGTVNVKDTTIDQLIQMMVGRSLKEKFPKEYAPVGEESIRVCNLSQGKRLKDVSFYARKGEVVGFAGLMGAGRTELMRAIFGADPIDKGDIYIHGTKVNIKSPKDAIKCKIGFLTEDRKHQGLVLKLDVKQNITLSNLEKITKNTAISFKKEKELCEKLVNNLNIKTPSLFQKVKFLSGGNQQKVVLAKWLATQSDILIIDEPTRGIDVGAKVEIYKLMNQLTKNGATVIMVSSELPEVLGMSDRVYVMHEGKITGELTRDEATQEKILHFATGGK
- a CDS encoding ABC transporter permease, with translation MSIEVKKFDKFQIFSIRDFATLIGLALMCIVISILSPVFLTANNLINVVMQSSINAIIAIGLTFVILTGGIDLSVGSIVALAGVIMASSLQAGHPLPVSLVIALVIGVLCGYINGFLITKGKLPPFIATLGMMSIARGLALVYTNGRPISGFSPAFRWFGTGTFLGIPSQIIMTVILYAIAYYILKYTRLGRYTYAIGGNEEATRLSGINVNRYKVVIYSISGLMAAIGSIVLTARLNSAQPIAGINYELDAIAATVIGGTSTVGGEGKITGTLIGALIMGVLRNGLNILNVSSYLQQVIIGAVIVIAVLIDKYRK
- a CDS encoding Gfo/Idh/MocA family protein yields the protein MKKIKIGAVGLGRLGRKHAENIAFRIPNAELTAVCSLIQEEVDDVVRSWDIPYGYTDFNQMLKNKELDAIAISSSSTEHCKQIEAALDAEFHVFSEKPLGVNLEECKIAEKAVERHPDKVFFLGFMRRYDDSYAYAKKKIEEGAIGKPILIRCYGLDPVKAVKGAIAFAEKSGGLFLDMAIHDIDLARWYLGSEAKSIYAVGGCYAYEEFKKYNDADNGAALIQFKNGAIGMFYAGRTCAHGYHIETEIVGTEGSLRIGTIPEKNLVTVFNDNGVVRECVSGFLERFEKAYLNEMQEFVNCIVENRRPDVTVYDGTNSTIIAYACKESFENNKLVTLE
- a CDS encoding LacI family DNA-binding transcriptional regulator — protein: MEEKVIVTIRSIAEAANVSRGTVDKVLNNRPGVSQEVRERVKRIAEEMGYKPNLAGKALAFQKKPLRIGVIILNKDDPLFQEVYEGVKKASHELKGFGITVECCVMGSVNVQEQLMCIRELYSKNISALALSPLDEEIIRNELKKLTEENIKIVTFNTDITGIERVCFVGQDLKKSGRVAGDLIGKLLPDGGNVLVITGPEKIKALQERVAGFKEIIEKEYPAIKIIDVLQNIHDNESSYLQTVEILKRQDSLNAIYITGRGIGGVGRAIRELNRRHIKFVCFDKIPETIELIKDKIVDFTITQEPFMQGYLPIKILFEYFFHNRLPDNEQVYTKLEIRTKENIDI
- a CDS encoding LacI family DNA-binding transcriptional regulator — protein: MAITTNDIAKIAGVSQSTVSRCLNNSSLVSEKTKKRIKKIAEELGFEFNANARSLSTSKTGTIGVIYPENFADFSINFYFSSLHNQLRESLEREDLDLIVAFSKNRFTGKNNIKKLITRKKIDGLIIVHSQLDDETLSFLNNSKVPFVFLHHYLSLDDSEDADVIYTDHFKGGYLATEHLIKLGHQKIMCISAVGEGDEFKLRTQGYKAALSNYNLSFDEQLLFYGDITFQSSYRIVKENVEKLKKISAIFAQTDMMALGAMEALRELHIEVPQDIALVGYDDIELSTCFKPYLTTIHQPREEISLLACERLIELLNSNKPIKKRKIAIQPKLIIRESCGSKK
- a CDS encoding sugar ABC transporter substrate-binding protein codes for the protein MKNKKLLAGVLVFMLVLSLFAGCAQKQTAPNNSSSEQQPKKEEVKQEDKTQKKVRIGVSMSDFDDKWLSYMIDAMKAYSNTLADAEVIFVDAKADTAKQLAQLENFIAQKVDVVVINPVDTDATEPYTKMCKDAGIPLISVNRIFKNQEEATAYVGSDSIKAGIMQMEYLAEKMGGKGNIVILQGDLAHEAARMRTEGVKKVIKEKYPDIKIVAEQTGKWQRPLGMQIMENWLQSGMQIDAVASNNDEMAIGAILAIEQAGKLGKILVGGVDATPDALEFMKQGKLNVTVFQDAAGQGKGAIEAAYKVAKGEKIDKTIWIPYELVTPEKCDEYIKKWQK
- a CDS encoding sugar ABC transporter ATP-binding protein, whose amino-acid sequence is MTKEYILEMSNISKSFPGVKALDNVQLKIRKGTVHALMGENGAGKSTLMKILAGIYQPDDGTIIFKGNQIEVKNPHDALKYGISMIHQELSPIPHMTVAENIFLGREPLIGKTGLVDKKKMVEDAKELLEKLEMHDINPTALMHQLSIAKTQQVEIAKAISYDSDLIIMDEPTSAITEVEVEHLFKIVRNLRDKGVAIIFITHKMDEVFKIVDEITVFRDGQYIGTELAENLNKEKLIEMMVGREITQMFPKEPAEIGEVILSVKNLTKSGLFENVSFDLRKGEILGFAGLMGAGRTEVMESIFGIRKADQGEVYIKGEKVEINTPRDAIKRKMAFLTEDRKLTGVFLPLAVRDNIVVSCIDKFINGLFLNKKKIEEVCQQEKDKLAIKTPNMDQKIKNLSGGNQQKVLISRWLLTDPDILILDEPTRGIDVGAKSEIHRLMSKLAQQGKAVIMISSELPEILGMSDRILVMHEGKITGELDRFEATQEKVLEYATGVAVN